The proteins below are encoded in one region of Acidobacteriota bacterium:
- a CDS encoding right-handed parallel beta-helix repeat-containing protein: protein MSTFRSFRSAFTLALVALSIFAAGSAAAMDAVVPTDFATISAAIAGATDVDLNGTVDILVMDGTYTEDLVISRSNLVLMGASADMTVIQGSGLVNTLRIASADNVTVQGVTLTGAVTANVVSLFNASNCTIQQSIIENGNTGVSLRATTATTIADNELRGNRSAIKVRESSGNTVSGNDIHDQVKHGIVVRLADDNFLDLNILTANAGHGIRVRDAVGTIISGNTVTTSGRQGMRVRQSTGTTITGNTSSSNGRNGLRMRDTQGSLVSMNILTLNQEFGVRRRDWIDDDFDAAVDGVQDPSGDNDLSGNVLGELRED from the coding sequence ATGTCGACTTTCCGCTCTTTCCGCTCCGCCTTCACCCTAGCCCTCGTGGCTTTGTCGATCTTCGCCGCCGGTTCCGCCGCTGCCATGGATGCGGTGGTGCCTACCGACTTCGCCACCATCTCCGCGGCCATCGCCGGCGCCACCGACGTCGACCTCAACGGTACCGTGGATATCTTGGTGATGGACGGCACTTATACCGAAGACCTGGTCATCAGCCGTTCCAACCTGGTGCTCATGGGCGCCTCCGCGGATATGACGGTGATCCAGGGCAGTGGCCTGGTCAACACCCTGCGCATCGCCAGCGCTGACAACGTGACGGTGCAAGGGGTGACCCTCACCGGGGCCGTGACCGCCAACGTGGTGTCCTTGTTCAACGCCTCTAACTGCACCATTCAGCAGAGCATCATCGAGAACGGCAACACCGGCGTGTCCCTGCGCGCCACCACCGCCACCACCATCGCCGACAATGAGCTGCGGGGCAATCGCAGCGCCATCAAGGTGCGGGAATCTTCCGGCAACACCGTCAGCGGCAACGACATTCACGACCAGGTCAAGCACGGCATCGTGGTGCGCCTCGCCGATGACAACTTCCTGGATCTCAACATCCTGACCGCCAACGCCGGCCACGGGATCCGGGTGCGGGACGCCGTGGGCACCATCATCTCCGGCAATACGGTGACCACTTCCGGCCGCCAGGGCATGCGGGTGCGCCAGTCCACCGGCACCACCATCACCGGCAACACCTCGTCCTCCAACGGCCGCAACGGGCTGCGCATGCGCGATACCCAGGGTTCGTTGGTGAGCATGAACATCTTGACCCTCAATCAGGAGTTCGGTGTGCGCCGCCGGGACTGGATCGACGACGACTTCGACGCTGCCGTCGACGGCGTGCAGGATCCCTCCGGTGACAACGACCTCAGCGGCAACGTGTTGGGTGAGCTGCGCGAGGATTGA
- a CDS encoding glycosyltransferase 87 family protein gives MTSQHEPSPPPVSGAPGTGTPPSGTPETEPAQRTRRGSRLLWPLRQLDLLLWAVAAWYAGAQSGRIELSLTLAVLALVVLLPRRLPGGASERLRTRLLLGLAVACLTQAAGPDLVRFTTTDWVRSWNVFHYYLGAEYYDELGYHDLYRAALVADSEGTDGEGAGVWRSIDRVRDLETYRVEPREEELAEYRPLEAFSPERWSAFRADVAILADGMPAGSFRNVFTDRGYNATPFWTFLGAVLTKLLPARHLLTYKLLLALDLLLLAAALALVKRTFGTRALALVLLLFALSPVNLGRLVGGFLQYDWFSAFVLGFCWYPRRQPVAAAAGMAYAALARVFPVVFVAAGVLPLAWAWWRHGQRPTVFHRRFLAAYVLFGVVGLGLGSLTPRGPAAWLDFARIIEHHSHEHVFGQRRVGLEHLFTRDLDQPLEETSISERREAHRGREGLVALSTAALLGLWLWVIRRRRSADGQLLGLVPFFSLTVSSRYYWSYLAMLPLLGQRAGPEGSEERPRELQRWVSAGQVAVFAGFYLYSQRVPDRYAAYWWLNLLLLVFLLTLLLGYLVTDGRSKPGDETRREAGPQN, from the coding sequence ATGACATCTCAGCACGAACCCTCTCCGCCGCCGGTATCTGGAGCTCCAGGCACTGGAACCCCACCCAGCGGCACACCGGAGACCGAGCCCGCTCAGCGGACCCGCCGCGGCTCCCGCCTCCTCTGGCCCCTGCGCCAGCTGGATCTGCTGCTCTGGGCCGTCGCCGCCTGGTACGCCGGGGCCCAATCCGGCCGCATCGAGCTCAGCCTCACCCTCGCCGTGCTGGCGCTGGTGGTGTTGCTCCCCCGCCGCCTCCCCGGAGGCGCTAGCGAGCGTCTGCGCACCCGGCTGCTGCTGGGCCTCGCCGTCGCCTGCCTGACCCAGGCCGCGGGCCCCGACCTGGTGCGCTTCACCACCACCGATTGGGTGCGCAGCTGGAACGTCTTCCACTACTACCTGGGGGCGGAGTACTACGACGAGCTCGGCTACCACGACCTCTACCGCGCCGCCCTAGTCGCCGACAGTGAAGGCACCGACGGCGAAGGCGCCGGCGTCTGGCGCAGCATCGACCGGGTTCGGGACCTGGAGACCTACCGGGTGGAACCCCGGGAGGAGGAGCTGGCGGAGTACCGGCCGCTGGAGGCCTTCAGCCCGGAGCGATGGAGCGCCTTCCGGGCGGACGTGGCGATCCTCGCCGACGGCATGCCCGCCGGCAGCTTCCGCAACGTCTTCACCGACCGCGGCTACAACGCCACCCCGTTCTGGACCTTCCTCGGCGCCGTCCTGACGAAGCTGCTGCCGGCCCGGCACCTGCTCACCTACAAACTCCTGCTGGCCCTCGACCTGCTCCTGTTGGCGGCGGCCTTGGCCCTGGTGAAGCGCACCTTCGGCACCCGGGCGCTGGCCCTGGTACTGCTCCTCTTCGCTCTCTCGCCGGTCAATCTCGGGCGGTTGGTGGGCGGCTTCCTCCAATACGATTGGTTCTCCGCCTTCGTGCTGGGCTTTTGCTGGTACCCCCGGCGGCAACCGGTGGCCGCCGCCGCGGGGATGGCCTACGCCGCCCTCGCCCGCGTCTTCCCGGTAGTCTTCGTGGCCGCCGGCGTGCTACCCCTGGCCTGGGCCTGGTGGCGCCACGGACAACGGCCCACGGTCTTCCACCGCCGCTTCCTCGCCGCCTACGTGCTCTTTGGAGTCGTCGGCCTGGGCCTGGGCAGCCTGACCCCTCGGGGACCCGCCGCCTGGCTCGACTTCGCCCGCATCATCGAACACCATTCCCACGAGCACGTCTTCGGCCAACGCCGGGTGGGCCTCGAGCACCTCTTCACCCGGGATCTGGACCAGCCCCTGGAAGAAACCTCCATCTCTGAGCGCCGGGAGGCGCACCGGGGGCGGGAAGGCCTGGTCGCCCTCTCCACCGCGGCGCTCCTGGGCCTGTGGTTGTGGGTGATCCGCCGCCGGCGCTCCGCCGACGGCCAGCTCCTGGGCTTGGTGCCCTTCTTCAGCCTCACCGTCAGCTCCCGCTACTACTGGTCTTACCTGGCGATGCTGCCGCTGCTCGGGCAGCGGGCGGGGCCGGAAGGCTCCGAAGAACGACCGAGAGAGCTCCAGCGCTGGGTCAGCGCCGGCCAGGTAGCGGTCTTCGCCGGCTTCTACCTCTACTCCCAGCGCGTCCCCGACCGCTACGCCGCCTATTGGTGGCTCAACCTGCTGCTGCTGGTCTTCCTGCTGACTCTGCTATTGGGATATCTGGTGACGGACGGAAGGTCGAAACCGGGGGACGAGACGCGGAGGGAGGCCGGACCTCAGAACTAA